A window of Ignavibacterium sp. contains these coding sequences:
- the flgA gene encoding flagellar basal body P-ring formation chaperone FlgA: MFLILVILLSVSLSAQDFNSEVEIYLNKKLKGYDKIEFSILNNVKDRNYKIDESRELKFKGATAYLPVKYSDGNKSVNSILTLQIKLYKKVPVAIQEIKRKEKIDANSYSVQTVEITSLKNPEIVTLADLNSIRAKSLIKEGQVITKDLIEEIPVIQSGSRVIAECVKGSVVVSTEAVARQDGKVDEVIDILTFSNEMLKAKVINSQKVLIE; the protein is encoded by the coding sequence GTGTTTCTGATTTTAGTCATATTGCTTTCAGTTTCGCTTTCGGCTCAGGATTTTAATTCTGAAGTTGAAATCTATCTTAACAAAAAACTTAAAGGATATGACAAGATAGAATTTTCAATTCTGAATAATGTTAAAGATCGAAATTATAAAATTGATGAAAGTCGTGAATTAAAGTTCAAAGGTGCAACAGCATATCTTCCGGTTAAATATTCTGATGGAAATAAATCAGTCAATTCAATACTTACTTTGCAAATTAAGTTATATAAAAAAGTTCCGGTTGCAATTCAGGAAATTAAGAGAAAAGAAAAAATTGATGCGAACAGTTATTCTGTCCAGACTGTTGAAATAACTTCGCTAAAAAATCCCGAGATAGTGACATTAGCTGATTTGAACTCAATTCGTGCAAAAAGTTTAATAAAAGAAGGTCAGGTAATTACGAAAGATTTGATTGAAGAAATTCCGGTTATTCAATCAGGTTCAAGAGTAATTGCTGAATGTGTTAAAGGTTCAGTTGTAGTTAGTACGGAAGCGGTTGCAAGACAGGATGGAAAAGTTGATGAGGTAATTGATATTCTCACTTTTTCAAATGAAATGTTAAAAGCAAAAGTAATTAACTCACAAAAAGTTTTAATTGAGTAA
- the csrA gene encoding carbon storage regulator CsrA, which yields MLILTRKLNEEINIDGEITIKIISISDNQVKLGIEAPKDVQIVRKEVLDRVKESTKDALNKIKEKPSEIKGLKIKKI from the coding sequence ATGCTGATTCTAACGAGAAAACTTAACGAGGAAATAAACATTGATGGGGAAATTACTATAAAAATAATTTCAATTTCCGATAATCAGGTGAAGTTGGGAATTGAAGCACCAAAAGATGTTCAAATTGTGAGGAAAGAAGTGCTTGACAGAGTTAAAGAAAGCACCAAAGATGCTCTTAACAAAATCAAAGAGAAGCCATCTGAAATTAAAGGTTTGAAAATCAAGAAAATTTAG
- the flgN gene encoding flagellar export chaperone FlgN codes for MKIFKLLEIMRNQLNKLQEMYEVLQKMQTAMVESDYENFEKAIELQERILAEIRNLEKARIDILKDLLQSDILPEKNLLVQKLFEAEPEADITLQEEYLNIRNSLVEVVDEIENLNFQNKYLIDHSRKFIKGLVTNLYGVKNQKLLDRKV; via the coding sequence ATGAAAATTTTTAAGCTGCTCGAAATAATGCGTAATCAGTTGAATAAACTTCAGGAGATGTATGAAGTTCTTCAGAAGATGCAGACTGCTATGGTAGAATCTGATTACGAAAATTTCGAAAAAGCTATTGAGCTTCAGGAAAGAATTTTAGCTGAGATTAGAAATTTGGAGAAAGCCCGGATTGACATTTTAAAGGATTTACTTCAAAGTGATATTCTTCCTGAAAAAAATCTTTTGGTTCAGAAATTATTTGAAGCAGAACCCGAAGCAGATATTACACTTCAGGAAGAGTATCTAAACATCAGAAACTCGTTAGTTGAAGTAGTTGATGAAATAGAAAATCTGAACTTTCAGAATAAATATTTAATCGATCATTCAAGAAAATTTATTAAAGGACTTGTTACAAATCTTTACGGAGTTAAAAATCAAAAATTACTCGACAGGAAGGTGTAG
- a CDS encoding response regulator, translating into MSNKPLNILIVDDSDLTRSSLTKLFSEYQCNIITSIDGLDGIQKSLTSKPDIILLDILMPNLDGIKMLQVIKIIDELKKIPVIVISGNSNKTNVFASLEAGADKVITKPIDEEALIKSIEELTKSKLHPKSKSDGLIADSTIDELKKIYIKAFPQKELQINKAIAERDKYAVGNIFHELKGVSASMGFPEVTEISRMIELALNSEKIDWNYIRNQTDEIISLIERKTFSFDGD; encoded by the coding sequence ATGAGTAATAAACCATTAAATATTCTGATTGTTGATGATTCTGATTTAACAAGGAGTTCATTGACAAAACTGTTTTCTGAATATCAGTGCAACATTATTACAAGCATTGATGGACTTGATGGAATTCAGAAATCTTTAACATCAAAACCCGATATAATATTGCTTGACATTCTAATGCCTAATCTTGATGGTATTAAAATGCTTCAGGTAATAAAGATAATTGATGAATTGAAAAAAATTCCTGTAATAGTAATAAGCGGTAATAGCAATAAAACTAATGTATTCGCAAGCCTTGAAGCCGGAGCGGATAAAGTTATTACAAAACCTATTGATGAAGAAGCACTTATAAAATCGATAGAAGAATTAACAAAAAGTAAATTACATCCTAAATCAAAATCAGATGGCTTAATTGCAGATAGCACCATTGATGAACTGAAAAAAATTTATATAAAAGCTTTTCCACAGAAAGAGCTTCAGATTAATAAAGCAATTGCTGAAAGAGATAAGTATGCTGTTGGAAATATTTTTCATGAACTTAAAGGAGTATCTGCATCAATGGGCTTTCCGGAAGTTACAGAGATAAGCAGAATGATTGAACTTGCACTTAATTCAGAAAAGATTGATTGGAATTATATCAGGAATCAGACAGATGAAATAATTTCTTTAATTGAAAGAAAAACTTTTTCATTCGATGGAGACTAA
- the flgL gene encoding flagellar hook-associated protein FlgL codes for MRITETMMSNYYIGSINQLKDRIALLQRQISSGVKIEKPSDSPTGAVKVIRNNDQLSQLDTYLKNIHTGLSFLDQTTFALQSIQDEVLNVVGKLEELNNPINQQNMSLYADMIENSLRLMVDVANSKADGKYIFGGTDQTAKPFVYSSDGQTIEQNTKIRGYNKVRISQEIEQRINITGIEIFGTIVSADGTLDKNSSVGTIVTQNREIYDNLGNQYNLQVNIEKTNSNQYQVTYNITDGGGNTVYTSSTPNQLVFNPTTGALETLDGKSPSVINISVPANRINFNIDLSQLRETDTNQVLLNANQDMDIFNQLKIIIDNLRNGIPPTEEQRAAVNAFNSKVIGKLSEIGNIINQFTSIESMLTQQNLDITENNTQVNGVDVAKAIIELQNQDYLLQLSQKLAATILPKSLLDYL; via the coding sequence ATGAGAATAACAGAAACAATGATGTCTAATTATTATATCGGAAGTATAAATCAGCTTAAAGATAGAATTGCACTTTTGCAACGACAGATTTCTTCCGGAGTAAAGATTGAAAAACCATCTGACTCTCCAACCGGAGCGGTGAAAGTAATCAGGAATAACGATCAGTTGAGTCAGCTCGATACATATCTTAAAAATATTCACACAGGTTTATCATTTCTCGATCAAACAACTTTTGCACTGCAGTCAATACAGGATGAAGTTTTAAATGTAGTTGGAAAACTTGAAGAACTGAACAATCCAATCAATCAGCAAAATATGAGTCTCTATGCTGATATGATTGAAAACTCTTTACGATTAATGGTTGATGTTGCAAATTCAAAAGCAGATGGTAAGTATATTTTTGGTGGAACAGATCAAACTGCTAAGCCATTTGTTTATTCTTCAGATGGACAAACTATCGAACAAAATACAAAGATAAGAGGTTATAATAAGGTAAGAATTAGTCAGGAAATTGAGCAGAGAATTAATATAACCGGAATCGAAATTTTCGGAACGATTGTTTCTGCTGATGGAACACTTGATAAAAATTCATCAGTCGGAACAATAGTAACACAGAACAGAGAAATTTATGATAATCTTGGAAATCAATATAATCTTCAGGTTAATATTGAGAAGACAAACAGCAATCAATATCAGGTTACATATAACATAACTGATGGTGGAGGGAACACAGTTTATACTTCTTCAACACCAAATCAGCTTGTGTTCAATCCAACAACAGGTGCTCTTGAAACTCTGGATGGGAAATCTCCTTCGGTAATCAATATAAGTGTACCTGCAAACAGAATTAATTTTAATATTGATTTAAGTCAATTGAGAGAAACTGACACAAACCAGGTATTGCTGAATGCAAATCAGGATATGGATATTTTCAATCAGTTAAAAATTATTATTGATAATCTACGAAATGGAATTCCACCAACTGAAGAACAAAGAGCTGCTGTAAACGCTTTCAATTCTAAAGTAATTGGAAAGCTATCTGAAATTGGAAATATCATTAATCAGTTTACATCAATTGAAAGTATGCTAACACAGCAGAATCTTGATATCACTGAAAATAATACTCAGGTAAATGGAGTTGATGTTGCAAAAGCAATAATCGAATTACAGAATCAGGATTATCTATTACAACTTTCTCAAAAACTTGCTGCAACAATTTTACCTAAATCGCTTCTGGATTACTTATGA
- a CDS encoding flagellar basal body L-ring protein FlgH, with the protein MKKLFSIIVFITVAIFPQEMRKNAAYSLFSDEKAARVGDAITIIVVESSIASNNAETKSGRETNLGFDLSGQLDKTKLPSGSLDIGSGNDFKGSGSTKTSGVIQTKISATIDSVLANGNLIIRGSKKITINGEEQLISIKGIVRTSDVRADNSVLSYNISDAEITFEGNGIVSDVQSPGLLTKFLRMLF; encoded by the coding sequence ATGAAGAAATTATTTTCAATTATTGTGTTCATAACAGTTGCAATTTTTCCTCAGGAGATGAGGAAGAATGCAGCTTATTCACTTTTCTCAGATGAGAAAGCAGCCAGAGTTGGTGATGCAATCACAATTATTGTTGTGGAATCATCAATTGCATCAAACAATGCGGAAACTAAAAGCGGCAGAGAAACCAATCTCGGTTTTGATTTATCGGGACAATTAGATAAAACTAAATTACCTTCAGGCAGTCTTGATATTGGTAGCGGAAATGATTTTAAAGGTTCTGGTTCAACCAAAACTTCCGGAGTAATTCAAACCAAAATCAGTGCAACCATTGATTCAGTTTTAGCAAACGGAAATCTGATAATTAGAGGCAGTAAAAAAATTACAATCAATGGTGAAGAACAATTAATCTCGATTAAAGGTATCGTCAGAACTTCTGATGTTCGCGCTGATAATTCAGTTCTGTCTTACAACATTTCTGATGCTGAAATTACATTCGAAGGAAATGGAATTGTAAGCGATGTTCAATCACCGGGTCTTTTAACAAAATTTTTAAGAATGCTTTTTTAG
- a CDS encoding transglycosylase SLT domain-containing protein yields the protein MSDISLKITNPNKHISQVQQQTYQKNIDKKKLADASKQFESLLTSMMLKSMSQTTGGLFGEESFGGDFFESIFQYEIANHIAKGKGLGVADMIYKRITGESISNINSEVETNPLTVKNAPKIEYQKPEVPAVKPTEQALDRISKYESIIEEAAQTHGVDKNLIKAVILAESAGKENALSSANAKGLMQLIDATADYLGVRNVWNPKENIFGGTKYLAELLRKYDGDLKLALAGYNAGPGNVDKYNDIPPFTETQTYVKRVMGYLNHLEAM from the coding sequence ATGAGCGATATCAGCTTGAAAATAACAAATCCGAATAAGCACATTTCTCAGGTGCAGCAGCAGACTTATCAGAAAAACATTGATAAGAAAAAATTAGCTGATGCATCAAAGCAGTTCGAAAGCTTGCTTACTTCGATGATGTTAAAAAGTATGTCGCAAACCACTGGTGGATTATTCGGAGAGGAAAGTTTCGGTGGAGATTTTTTTGAATCCATATTCCAATATGAAATTGCAAATCATATCGCAAAAGGAAAAGGACTTGGTGTTGCTGATATGATTTACAAGAGAATTACAGGCGAAAGTATTTCAAACATAAATTCGGAAGTAGAAACAAATCCATTGACTGTAAAAAATGCTCCCAAGATTGAATATCAAAAACCTGAAGTACCTGCTGTTAAACCAACCGAGCAGGCATTGGACAGGATTTCAAAATATGAATCGATTATAGAAGAAGCTGCTCAAACTCACGGAGTTGATAAAAATCTTATTAAAGCTGTAATACTTGCAGAATCAGCCGGAAAAGAAAATGCTCTTTCATCGGCTAATGCAAAAGGTTTAATGCAGTTGATTGATGCAACAGCAGATTATTTGGGTGTGAGAAATGTTTGGAATCCGAAAGAAAATATTTTTGGCGGCACTAAATATTTGGCAGAACTTCTTCGAAAATATGATGGGGATCTTAAGCTTGCTTTAGCAGGATATAATGCAGGTCCCGGAAATGTAGATAAGTATAACGATATTCCGCCTTTTACAGAGACACAAACTTATGTAAAACGCGTGATGGGCTATTTAAATCATCTTGAGGCAATGTAA
- the flgK gene encoding flagellar hook-associated protein FlgK: MAITKIFDISSRSLSVYRRALEVTSHNIANANNPAFSRQRIIFETDISDLNAGKVWGNGVRISDVQRVRDALIEAHIREANSKFYNNSRQSQLINNIEQFFSEPGDLGLSNLFAGFFNSFDELATSPNSIPLRLSVINAANNLSAKVNTINQSFARMKQDIKDEFQNQVQAINTLLKQIHQINKEQFTNSYKGLAVNDLLDKRDDLIQQLSQIVNITVTYDQNNNANISIGGALAADGLHAAEFEATESNGRLSIKLKNGGIPVILNGGQLNALSEIYSDKIPAYQKNLDQIVTAFVDAVNQVHKQGYSITNPPQTNINFFDSYENGVLKVNQSILDNPSLIAISADGDNGNGDIALQIAGLREAQIVNGATVVDAYSALINGIGNDALLQTNYAQANNMVLSQLEDQRQSLSGVSIDEEMTNVLKFQRSYEASAKLITVADEMIRTILEMV, translated from the coding sequence ATGGCGATAACAAAAATATTTGACATATCATCACGAAGTCTTTCTGTTTATCGCAGAGCTTTGGAAGTAACAAGTCATAATATTGCAAATGCAAACAATCCTGCTTTTTCCCGTCAGCGAATAATATTTGAAACGGACATTTCTGATTTAAATGCCGGAAAGGTTTGGGGAAACGGTGTCAGAATTTCTGATGTTCAGCGGGTGAGAGATGCATTAATCGAAGCACACATCAGAGAAGCAAATTCAAAGTTCTATAACAACAGTCGTCAAAGCCAGTTGATAAATAATATCGAACAATTTTTTTCCGAACCAGGTGATCTTGGTTTATCAAATTTGTTTGCAGGATTCTTTAACAGTTTTGATGAACTGGCAACTTCACCAAATTCAATTCCATTAAGATTAAGTGTTATCAACGCAGCGAACAATTTATCTGCTAAAGTAAACACGATAAATCAATCATTCGCAAGAATGAAGCAGGATATAAAAGATGAATTTCAAAATCAGGTTCAGGCAATAAATACATTGTTGAAACAAATTCATCAGATAAACAAAGAGCAGTTTACAAATAGCTACAAAGGTTTAGCAGTAAATGATTTGCTTGATAAACGGGATGATTTGATTCAACAATTAAGTCAGATTGTAAATATTACTGTTACTTATGATCAGAATAATAATGCGAATATCTCAATCGGAGGTGCTCTGGCAGCTGACGGATTACACGCAGCAGAATTTGAAGCAACAGAATCGAATGGAAGACTTTCAATTAAATTAAAGAATGGTGGCATTCCGGTAATCTTAAATGGTGGCCAACTTAATGCTTTATCAGAAATTTACTCTGATAAAATTCCGGCATATCAGAAAAATCTTGATCAGATTGTTACAGCTTTTGTAGATGCAGTTAATCAGGTACATAAACAGGGATATTCAATTACAAATCCACCGCAAACTAATATTAACTTTTTTGATAGTTATGAAAACGGGGTTTTAAAAGTCAATCAGAGTATTCTTGATAATCCTTCATTGATTGCAATTTCTGCCGATGGAGATAATGGTAATGGAGATATTGCCTTACAGATTGCAGGATTGCGTGAAGCACAGATCGTTAACGGGGCAACTGTTGTAGATGCTTATTCAGCTTTGATAAATGGAATCGGTAATGATGCATTGTTACAAACAAATTACGCTCAGGCAAACAATATGGTACTTTCACAGCTTGAAGATCAGCGGCAGTCATTATCAGGGGTTTCAATTGATGAAGAAATGACAAATGTATTGAAGTTTCAGAGATCTTATGAAGCATCTGCAAAACTCATTACTGTTGCTGATGAAATGATTAGAACAATTCTGGAGATGGTCTGA
- a CDS encoding MotA/TolQ/ExbB proton channel family protein → MIKKFGTINGLLLGIVSVFGAFIWEGGAVNALFLLPPMLIVFGGTFAAVIIGFGYENFKNIFKLIKLAYFPPSYNPHPIINTFVQLAFKARKEGLLSIERDIEKIDFFFCKKLLRNAIDGTDPETLQDLAELEMKTIQERHYSNIFIFTKMGGYAPTMGILGTVMGLIMALSHAGADPTTLIKSIATAFIATLWGVFTANLIWLPIADKLKKCHLDEKQMMQLSLQGVLALQSGEIPVLVKSRLVSMLPQREQEQMHR, encoded by the coding sequence ATGATAAAAAAGTTCGGAACAATTAATGGATTATTGTTAGGAATTGTATCAGTATTTGGTGCATTTATTTGGGAAGGCGGAGCAGTAAATGCTTTATTTTTACTTCCGCCAATGCTTATTGTTTTCGGTGGAACTTTTGCAGCTGTTATAATCGGTTTCGGATATGAAAATTTCAAAAACATTTTTAAGCTTATAAAGCTTGCATACTTTCCACCAAGTTATAATCCTCATCCTATCATCAATACTTTTGTTCAGCTTGCATTCAAAGCAAGAAAGGAAGGATTACTTTCCATTGAAAGAGATATCGAAAAAATTGATTTTTTCTTTTGCAAAAAACTATTGAGAAATGCAATTGATGGAACTGATCCAGAAACACTTCAGGATCTTGCCGAGCTTGAAATGAAAACTATTCAGGAACGACACTATTCTAACATTTTTATTTTTACAAAGATGGGCGGTTATGCTCCAACAATGGGAATACTCGGAACTGTAATGGGTTTGATAATGGCTTTATCACATGCCGGAGCTGATCCGACTACATTAATAAAAAGTATAGCAACAGCTTTTATCGCAACGCTCTGGGGTGTTTTTACGGCAAATTTAATTTGGTTACCAATAGCAGATAAATTAAAAAAATGTCACTTGGACGAAAAACAGATGATGCAACTCTCATTGCAGGGAGTTCTGGCTTTGCAAAGCGGAGAAATTCCGGTTTTGGTGAAATCCAGACTGGTAAGCATGCTTCCTCAAAGAGAGCAAGAGCAAATGCACAGATAG
- a CDS encoding OmpA family protein, whose translation MAGSSGFAKRRNSGFGEIQTGKHASSKRARANAQIDEYEESPFHESAEKDRYLITYADLITLLLGLFILLYTASNLDIQKYEKMLSAFGNVFGTEVTKVKIDAIPEKVIATPLDKLKNDITQLIAENDYSKSIRMEENERGITIHILEDIVFPSGSAELKSTSKLVLKRVADIIKKLPNDIRVEGHTDNVPISSSAFPSNWHLSVARALNTAYYLIKEEGVNPDKVSIVGYAEYKPIESNDTPYGRASNRRVDIVIIK comes from the coding sequence ATTGCAGGGAGTTCTGGCTTTGCAAAGCGGAGAAATTCCGGTTTTGGTGAAATCCAGACTGGTAAGCATGCTTCCTCAAAGAGAGCAAGAGCAAATGCACAGATAGATGAGTATGAAGAATCTCCTTTTCACGAATCTGCTGAAAAGGATAGATACCTTATTACTTATGCTGATCTGATTACTTTGCTGTTGGGTCTTTTTATTTTACTTTACACTGCATCAAATCTTGATATTCAGAAATACGAAAAGATGCTGAGTGCTTTTGGTAATGTATTCGGAACAGAAGTAACAAAAGTTAAAATTGATGCTATTCCGGAGAAAGTTATTGCAACACCTTTAGATAAATTGAAAAATGACATTACTCAGCTTATTGCCGAGAATGATTATTCAAAATCAATAAGAATGGAAGAAAATGAAAGAGGAATTACAATTCATATTCTTGAAGACATTGTTTTTCCTTCAGGTTCAGCGGAATTAAAAAGCACTTCAAAACTTGTGCTTAAAAGAGTTGCAGATATAATTAAAAAATTACCAAATGATATTCGTGTTGAAGGCCATACTGATAATGTTCCGATTAGTTCGTCCGCTTTTCCTTCAAACTGGCATTTATCAGTTGCAAGGGCATTAAACACAGCATATTATCTTATTAAAGAAGAAGGTGTAAATCCGGATAAGGTTTCAATCGTTGGATATGCTGAATATAAACCGATTGAATCAAATGATACACCTTACGGAAGAGCTTCAAACAGAAGAGTTGACATAGTAATAATTAAATAA
- the motA gene encoding flagellar motor stator protein MotA, protein MFVIIGIVVVIGAVLGGFTMAHGNIALLIQPAEFVTILGAALGSLLIASPLSLIKKIFASIPHLIKGVNYTKQDYLELLKSFNDLFLLAQRDGLLAIEKHVESPKDSEILSLSKTFINNHHASTFFSDTMKVMLSGGVPPHELEALIDAEIETFEMEAKPVANAISKVGDSFPGLGIVAAVLGIIVTMSSIDEGAATVGMHVAAALVGTFLGVLMAYGFVNPIATNLELQHELEKRYLETIKACIVAYAKGNPPIIAVEIARRTIFSDYRPSFQELENYIRGKSDK, encoded by the coding sequence ATGTTTGTTATTATAGGAATAGTTGTCGTAATTGGTGCTGTGCTTGGTGGATTCACTATGGCACACGGAAATATCGCTTTGCTGATTCAGCCGGCGGAGTTTGTTACAATTTTAGGTGCAGCACTTGGAAGTCTTCTTATAGCATCACCATTGAGTTTAATTAAGAAAATATTTGCCTCAATCCCTCATCTTATTAAAGGAGTTAACTATACCAAACAGGATTATCTTGAATTGCTAAAGTCATTTAATGATTTGTTTTTACTTGCTCAAAGAGATGGATTGCTTGCAATTGAAAAGCATGTCGAAAGTCCAAAAGACAGTGAAATACTTTCACTCAGCAAAACTTTTATCAATAATCATCACGCTTCAACTTTCTTCTCAGACACAATGAAAGTAATGCTTTCAGGTGGAGTTCCACCACACGAACTTGAAGCATTGATAGATGCTGAAATTGAAACTTTTGAAATGGAAGCGAAACCTGTTGCTAATGCTATTTCAAAAGTTGGTGATTCATTTCCGGGACTTGGAATAGTTGCAGCAGTTCTTGGTATTATAGTAACGATGAGTTCAATTGATGAAGGAGCTGCAACTGTTGGTATGCACGTGGCTGCAGCTCTTGTTGGAACATTTCTCGGTGTATTAATGGCTTATGGTTTCGTTAATCCTATAGCCACCAATCTTGAACTTCAGCACGAACTTGAAAAGCGTTATCTTGAAACGATAAAAGCATGTATCGTTGCTTATGCAAAAGGAAATCCTCCGATTATTGCAGTTGAAATTGCAAGAAGAACTATTTTCAGCGATTACAGACCATCATTCCAGGAACTTGAAAATTATATTCGCGGAAAGAGTGATAAGTAA
- a CDS encoding flagellar basal body P-ring protein FlgI, translated as MKTFKLILFVILIISQQVFTQRIKDIAYLNSDHTEQVIGYGLVVGLAGTGDSYRTQFTMQSITSMLKRFGITVPQTDVRTRNVAAVMVTASLQHNFKPGFKFDVIVSSLGDATSLLGGTLLMTPLSAINGEVYAMAQGPISIGGYDFNTYTGNRVAKNHALTGRVPLGGVLKENLPQNTVTNNELSIFLKMPDLTTSNNVALAINDKFGQNTAISIDAAEVRVKVPADKQSDVISFLAELESLPVQTDYVAKVILNERTGTVVAGNNVQIKPVSITHGSLNITIRNYPFVSQPGAFSSGTTAVVNNAIPYVQQDSTNTIAIQGASNVQEVAAALNSLKVSPKDIIAIFQALKEAGALVAELVIM; from the coding sequence ATGAAAACCTTTAAGCTGATTTTATTCGTAATATTGATAATCTCTCAACAGGTCTTTACACAAAGAATTAAAGATATCGCATATCTCAACAGCGATCATACTGAACAGGTGATCGGATATGGTCTTGTTGTTGGTTTAGCCGGAACTGGTGACAGTTATAGAACTCAGTTTACGATGCAATCAATAACAAGTATGCTGAAGAGATTTGGTATTACTGTTCCGCAAACTGATGTGAGAACAAGAAATGTTGCTGCTGTAATGGTAACTGCTTCGCTTCAGCATAACTTTAAACCAGGATTTAAGTTTGATGTTATTGTTTCATCGCTTGGAGATGCAACAAGTCTTTTAGGCGGAACATTATTAATGACACCCCTCTCTGCAATTAACGGTGAAGTTTACGCAATGGCACAAGGTCCAATTTCAATCGGTGGATATGATTTTAACACTTACACAGGAAATCGAGTTGCAAAAAATCATGCGTTAACCGGCAGAGTTCCGCTTGGTGGAGTTCTGAAAGAAAATTTACCCCAAAATACTGTTACTAATAATGAGCTTAGTATTTTTCTTAAAATGCCTGACTTAACTACATCAAATAATGTTGCATTAGCTATTAATGATAAGTTCGGGCAGAATACAGCAATTTCAATTGATGCAGCTGAAGTTCGTGTAAAAGTTCCAGCTGATAAACAAAGTGATGTAATAAGTTTTCTTGCAGAGCTTGAATCACTTCCTGTTCAAACAGATTATGTTGCAAAAGTTATTCTTAATGAAAGAACCGGAACAGTTGTAGCCGGAAATAATGTTCAGATTAAACCTGTAAGCATTACTCACGGAAGTTTAAACATAACAATCAGAAATTATCCTTTTGTTTCTCAGCCGGGAGCTTTTTCAAGCGGAACTACTGCAGTTGTTAACAATGCAATTCCTTATGTTCAGCAGGATTCAACAAACACAATTGCAATTCAAGGTGCAAGCAATGTTCAGGAAGTTGCTGCAGCATTGAATTCACTAAAAGTTTCTCCGAAAGATATAATTGCAATATTTCAGGCACTTAAAGAAGCAGGTGCTCTTGTAGCAGAACTTGTAATAATGTAA
- the fliW gene encoding flagellar assembly protein FliW: MKLKTDQFGEIEFSEDLILNFQDGLYGFEQLKKYLLIKTDDDLFYWLTSVERPEICFPLVGTRIIDEEFPEVENYEAFAIVTLNKDPLLITANLKAPVYINQDKKTGFQKIIDTDKYPINYKLFVES, translated from the coding sequence ATGAAACTTAAAACAGACCAATTCGGCGAAATTGAATTTTCTGAAGACCTGATTCTGAACTTTCAAGATGGTCTTTATGGATTTGAGCAATTGAAAAAATATTTGCTCATTAAAACTGATGATGATTTATTTTACTGGTTAACATCGGTTGAAAGACCGGAAATTTGTTTTCCACTTGTTGGAACCAGAATCATTGATGAAGAATTTCCGGAGGTTGAAAACTACGAAGCATTTGCAATTGTTACTTTAAATAAAGATCCTTTGCTAATCACAGCTAACCTGAAAGCTCCGGTTTATATCAATCAGGATAAGAAAACCGGTTTCCAGAAAATTATCGACACAGATAAATACCCAATCAATTATAAACTTTTTGTAGAGAGCTAA